The region GGAAGATTCCGATATGCGTGGCCAGTATGGGCCGCGGCCCCAGGAAACCGTTGATCGCGCCAATGAGCTACTCGACAATTTCGCGGCGATGCTGGAAAAGCGCGGCGTAATGGTCGATCGCCCGACGCCGCTTGATTTCAATCAGCCAACGGCAACACCCGATTGGGAAACCGAAACCATGTTTGGCTGCATGCCGCCACGGGATGTGCTTCTGACCGTGGGCAAGGAGATGCTTGAAGCTACCATGAGCTATCGGTGCCGCTGGTTTGAATATCTCTGCTACCGGCCGCTGCTGCAGCGCTATTACATGGAAGATCCCGGCATGCGTCATGAAGCGGCGCCAAAACCCCGTCTCACGGATGCGGATTACCGGCCGGATTATCTCTCCGAGAAGATCGGTGATGCCAAGCGTCTTGAATGGACCGCCGAGAAGTTTTTTGTGACCACCGAGGAAGAGCCGCTTTTCGATGCCGCCGACGTGCTTCGCTTTGGCCGCGATCTGGTGGTGCAGCATGGATTTACCACCAACCTCAAAGGGATTGACTGGCTCAGGCGGCATTTCCCTGATCATCGGGTGCATTCGGTCAATTTCCCGGGTGATCCATATCCTATCCATATTGATGCGACCTTCACGCCACTGCGCCCGGGGCTTATTCTGAACAACCCCCAGCGGCGTCTGCCCGATGACCAGCGCGAGATGTTTGAGAAGAACGGCTGGGAAATTGTCGATGCCGCCCAGCCGGCCCATAATTCCCCGCCACCTTTGTGCTATTCATCGGTCTGGCTGTCGATGAATGTGCTGGTGCTTGACCCGAAGACCGTCTGTGTCGAGAAGACCGAGGTCTATCAGGCCGAACAGATGGACAAACTTGGCATGGAAGTGGTGGAAGTCGATCTGCGTGATGCCTATGCCTTTGGTGGCGGGCTGCATTGTTGTACGGCCGATGTCCGCCGTGAAGGCACTTGCGAGGATTATTTCCCCAACCTTTAGGGATTTCACCCCAAGCTTGCGATCAGCGACGACGGCGACGTTGCAAGGCGGGAAGCAGGTTGCCGCAACGGCAATGCCGTCCTTGTCCGGCCGCCGGAAAGAATTTCGCCAGGGAGCGGGGTTTATCTGGTGCAATCCTGGTTGAGGGGCTTCATATCGAAACGCCTTCAGGATGAACGCTGACGCTGATGCCGTCTGGCGCAGGCGGAGGCAGCGCCGAGATGCTTTTCCCCGCGCATTTCGGCAAGGGTGATCTGGCGCTGTCTTTCCCGGAACCGCTGACGCTGAGCCTCGCTGTATCTGTCTGAACAATGCGGGCAGGACACGCCTTTTTCAAACTTCGGGTCCTCCCGTTCGGTAGCGGAGACCGGCTCCTTGCAGGCATGGCAGAGTTCATATTCCCCCTGAGTCAACTGGTGGCCCAGCCCCACCCGTTCATCAAAGACAAAGCACTCGCCTTCCCAGAGGCTTTCTTCGGCGGGCACCACCTCAAGATATTTCAGA is a window of Alphaproteobacteria bacterium LSUCC0684 DNA encoding:
- a CDS encoding serine/threonine protein kinase: MSETASETGTIVESWNEWDPLKHVIVGRADGCCIPAPEPALDAKVPEDSDMRGQYGPRPQETVDRANELLDNFAAMLEKRGVMVDRPTPLDFNQPTATPDWETETMFGCMPPRDVLLTVGKEMLEATMSYRCRWFEYLCYRPLLQRYYMEDPGMRHEAAPKPRLTDADYRPDYLSEKIGDAKRLEWTAEKFFVTTEEEPLFDAADVLRFGRDLVVQHGFTTNLKGIDWLRRHFPDHRVHSVNFPGDPYPIHIDATFTPLRPGLILNNPQRRLPDDQREMFEKNGWEIVDAAQPAHNSPPPLCYSSVWLSMNVLVLDPKTVCVEKTEVYQAEQMDKLGMEVVEVDLRDAYAFGGGLHCCTADVRREGTCEDYFPNL